The Gossypium hirsutum isolate 1008001.06 chromosome D06, Gossypium_hirsutum_v2.1, whole genome shotgun sequence genome contains the following window.
CACTGAACACGAACCGGTTCCCCACTTGACCCGTCATGATCACCATTTTCGAACCCAAGATCGAGGTTTTAAACACCGGTCCATACTTCTTAACCCGGTTCAGAATCCATTCTTGGGTCGTATCTTGCTTTTGTGACTTCACAAAGCTGATGGAGTCCCCAATGAATGGGTAACCTAATGAACCGGGTGGAAGCTTCTTGCCTGAAAGTGGTGAGAGTAATATGAATTTGAAGCAAATGAAAACAGCAAATGAAGCTCCTAAGATTATGGATAGCAACTGTGGGTTTAAGGTAGAAAATGGGTTTGTAATGGAAGTGAGGATGCTGTCCATTTTCGGGGTTTGAGTAGGGGTTTTAAAGATCAGACATAACCATTTTATAGAGACAAAACACAGTTTTGTAATAATGTCTTCATCAGATATCAGTTTGAAACCGTGTTTTTAGCTAGAAATTCTTTTTGTCTACACTATACTTCGGGCACCCACTTTTTCTTGGAATAGTAGTTACCAATGAAGTTGATTTAaataaatcactaaaattttatttaaaaaacataaaatatttaaaaattaataaaaatcaatatcgATAAATTAGACATTCTCAAATCAAATataggagaaattattttatagactCTTCTCACTTTTCACCACATCTTTCGTACtcccttttcaattatttaatgacattttaacaaaattttcatgtcattgacgcataattttattaatttttttactctGAACCCTAACTCGAATCCTAAACTTAAACCTTGAATCTAAACCTCAAACCCCCAAAACtttaggtttaaggtttaggttttAAGCCCGAGGTTCGAGTTCAAAATTCAAGATCGAAGTTCAGGATCATGGTTCGAGATTCAatgttttgagtttagggtttagaataaaaaaaattactaaaattatgtttcaataatataaaaaaattattaaaatctcattaaataatttatgtactaaaaaaatctataaaataatttttccatgATGAGGATATGCTACCAAGTCATCTGCTGGCTTTACTTGCTTGATTGGTTCAAACCACCACgcattttaaaattaatgttGTGGGTTGCATTGGACGGCATTGACAATTTAAGTAATTAGTTGTCTTAATTTGCTCCAATGTCTTccaaaaaacaaacaattttattCATACAATAATAGACTCATTGGAAACTTTATATTTGTATTGTCCTGAAATCGAATATATTTTGCCTCTTAcattttcaactcatttatttatttcataaatgtaagattttataaacaaaaagaaaaaaaaaagataatttttactaagggtgggtttggataggCGATTGAGTGCGGTGTGGTGTGTTTAATTTACTTTTTGCCTcatgctacagtatcgctacagtatctaatctcaccgccaccgctgctTTTACACTAACCGCGGGTAAACGCACCGcacatccaaactcaccctaagtaaTTCAAAGTATATATGGAATAATGtagataatattatttaattattcctgaattaagaataaatataaaattatagggactaaattagtaaataaaaaatgtgaaatttcttataaaataatttaagaaaaggCTAAGggatttatgttgcaaataaccCATCTGCTTAtcttataaatatataccaagcatggatacaattttaaaaaaaaagttttatattttattatggtaTTTATAACAATTAAGAAATGTAACAAATTCATAAAAGGTgaaatatgaataataataaaaatatttactgctAATGATTGCaatattatttatatgaatgATGAAATACATTTAAATtaggaaattaatttttttttaagaatttgatGATATTATATGTTATGTTAATGGTCTAAATTAatgtaatatattaattatttttttattgtgaaaATATATGAGAATCGAATTTTAAATACGTGCAAGATTTCTTTAAAGTTCACTTCGATCATAAATCAGTAATTAattgaaaaagtaaaagtaatatttttaacCAACATAATTcactttaatttttacaaaacttaaataAGTATCataaatttacttattaataACTAAAAGGAAATAAAACATTAAGGGTCTTATATGTGTTGTATTATTAGATTCCAATTCATAAAATAAGTTGGTCTCTTTTTCCTATCttgttttctctttgtttttttctaCTTTCTTGGTTGACATGGATCTCAAATATAGTATCAGAGCTATTTCTTAACAATATCTCATCAAgatctattttaatttttcattctttttctttgtgaTTCATTCATGTCATGGTTTTTTGCTCATGGTACTGAAGTTTCTGATTCTCTGTCACTTGAGTGCTCCGAGGAACTCTTTCTCTTTTCAATATGTTTTGCTAGCTTTTCTCAACTTCTCAAAGGTGCTTAAGTTTACTCTCTAGAAATCTCATTCCGATTGGTTACTTTCATTGTCTTGAGATCTTCATTTAATTTGTATTGGATTTGATTCCCCTATCATAAGATGTTGTTGCTTCTCCTTCCGTTAATTACTTATTTGTAGCGTAGGTTGAAGCCtctataaaaaaaaacctaattttgtCTGAATCCCTTTATTTGAATTTCAGAGCAAATGGTCTTTAAGTtctcaaaaataaattttggacTTATTTGAATTTTTGGTTCACTCACGACACTAAATTGAATTTCGCTTTGGttgtaaagattaaattgaatatttgatattcaatagaggactaaatttataattaactttTTTAGGAATTTAGGAAATTAGTTTATAGGTTTTTtcgtagaaataaaataaaataaggagagaGAGAATGACATTTGATTTAggttttttaggaaaatttagtTTTTGATATATTAGAATAATTAGAGTTTTTAAGAATAAGAAGTTTAGGAGGATAATAAGAGTTTTGATTAggattaatttagataatatgtGTGataatattagataaatataatttttgtttaaattaattagatttttttgaaCTTTAGGATTAATTAAACTTTCAAATTGATTTTTAAcccaaaaaattagaaaaatatagcttttttttagtttaaaaatattttttatttaaaaaaattgtctaTTTAATAATGTTTATGATGGTTAAAAAGCCTAATATTTGGGCTTAAAGCAATTTCCattaatatcaaaatatatatataagtggtATTAACGGGTAGACCTATTCATGAGTCGGGCTGAATCGAGacatgtatttaaaaaaaattctaggcTCAAGCTCGAGCTTGACTCAACCCACCCAAAAACTCATAtcactatttaaaaaataatacattaacatttatatagatatatatatatttatcgtaTAATTAAACTGGCCATGGTGCAAGAACTGGGTTTACAAATGGTGCAACACCTATTTTAATTAGAGCtattgtatgatttaattagATTTTGAAACTTgacatttgatttattttgagaATTTGTAATTTTGAATTATGATTAATTGAATCATAGAAAAATTGTAAATCAAAGCCAATAAAGTTTTTAAAGCTAATaatagaataatttaattgaaaatttaggaCCCAATAAGAAAAACAAGACCAATGTCATATTGTCCTTTATGAAAGACGTTATGTAAGTGGTAACCCTTCCCTCCACATAATCGTACTCCTAAATCAGAATCTAGTAACATAGACCTGAGTTTATTCTTTTTTAGGATTTTCCTTAGGCCTTActtaggttaattttaaaatgaataaactCAATAGGCGACAAATCACAcctaacctaaaaataattagTGGTGACTCTACGTATGGTATTTTCGTGTCTAGCTTGTCAGCCTCGCAAGGAAGGCATACTTTCTTTGGTAATTTGCTTTTAGTTTAGAGTCTCATTTTCTCTTTGCAAGCTCTTTTCCATGGTGAAAAGGTGAGAGAATCTATAATGAGGCGAACTGAAAAGGTCTATCTAATCTAGTGAGGCTACTTTTTGCTTCTACTTCTTAGTGCCTCGCCTTTTGTCAACTTCCCCCTTTCTTGTTTAGGTGATCAACACACATTTATCTTAAGAAAGAGAGTATGGAGGTTTCGATCTAATGACATGAAGGAACAAATTAGCTCACCTTTTCACAAGTCAACCTAGAAGGGATCCCTTTCTCTTCTCTCATCAGGATATCTAGCTTTGCTCAATGACAATCAAATGTCTTGAGAGGAGCAATTGTCGTGAGCTTGCAATCTAAGACTTCCCTAGTTCTTGTGTCAATAATATAGGTCTTCAAACCTTTTAGGTTTCTACCAAGGTTTTCATGCCATTGTTTTTTCTGATGACAAGCGGGTTGTTTCATGAACCTTTTCAAATGTCTTTTTCTAACAGTTGTTTCAATGGCATTTTTCAGGTGAAGGTGGTCTTTTGTGGTGTACCTTCTATCTTTATGGAATTGACACTATTAGTTTTTATGTCTGAAGCTTTTGATGTAATAACATTGAAGACAAATTTTATTTGCATTATATGTCCTAAATCATTtggtgaaaatatgtttgaaaattttatcaaatattttcaaagCATTTTTCAAATACActcaaaatactcaaaaatatgttttaaatgtgttttaatttatctaaatgttTTTGGAACAATACCAAAGTGTTCTAAGgtgtttaaaatgtttttaagagACTTTGGTATGCAAGTCTCAAGACATAAAGCTATATGTCTCAAGACATGACAACTTCAAAGCAAAAATCTGCTTGAGGAACTGCCTGTCTTGAGACATGTGCAATATGTCTATAGATAATTGGCAGATTGTCTCGAGACACACTATTCATGTCTTGAGATATGGCCTGCCAACGGCTATATAACAATTATTTTTCTGCCAAGTCTTGAGACATGCATTGCATGGATAGTTTTTAAGCCCGAAATTAATGCTTCCAACATCTAAAAATCCATTTCCAACAGCCATAAACGTCCACAAACTTGTACCttgataaaaatatacttcaagacTTAAGAGAGAGAAATCCAAGCATCAAGATCAAGAGAAAAGTATTCAAATCTTTTTTTATTCGTTTCTCTTGTAAATATTCTCTGGGACCTTAGTGTCAAATATTTTATCATTCACATGTCTTTATATTGAGAGCTTAGTTTTTGTAAAAACACACCTTGTTGAAGTCTATTTGTTTACTCTCTTCCATATCACCAACTGTAAATTGAGGGGATTAGTTGAGCCACAAAAACTAAGAAAGGTTCTGGTTTAGCCATAAAATCTAGGGGGGAAGATTCTATCTAAGCCTTGTGAAAAATATAGGGATTGCAAAGGTTATATATTTTCCTTGAAATGTATCAATTCTAGTAATGAATTGAGAAATCCTTagtggtggaaagctaaggtagtggagatAGGCAATTGGGCCAAACCACTATAAATTAAAGTGTCCAAGCTATTCtcactttcttttttattttggaatAGTTTGTGGAGAtttttaaaataccaattcactCCCTCTTAATATTTTCGAGCATAATAGGTACTTTTTTGAATACTCATTTTTTGATAGTTCAACTGTATTAGTGAAGGTGATGTAAGGATTCATTCTATTATAACTTATTATAGGATTTGTTCTTGCAAGGAATTAAGTTGGGTGTAGCTAATAAATGGGACAAAAGATCTCCTTTCTGAGTTTCTAGATCAGTGACCTCCATAATTAGTTGTAGTGTCTTCCTTTCATCCTTAGTGAAGGGATTGTGATATTGTTGTTCCCCCAAATCCAAACTATTTTGGGGCATAAAGACTTGATTTGAGCGTAGGAAGGGTTCTTATTCCTATTGAGCTTCTAACTCTCCATCCAAGCAAGTTTTATTGTCCTAATGAAATGATCAAGAGACAACACTTTTCTAGGATGCATGCATACAACTAGGCCCAGAGACATTCATTATCGGCTTGCAACTCTCAATATTGTTGAATAGTAGGCATATGAGGACTCTTCACCAAGGAATTTTGGTGATGAACCTTTTACGACACATTTCCAACAATAGCCAGGACTTGGGAAGAATCACACCCACAAATTTGGTGAGCTAAATGAGGGAATCATTGGTCGTATGGTTCATCATAGACAAGAGAATCTTGGCAACTCCAGCCTTTTAGGGCTTTATGAGTGGAGGGATGAAGTTGTTTGGCATTGCAACTAAGTCTATTATAGGCTTTGGAAAAGATGTTATTTTTGGGGGGTGAGGTGTAAAGACATGGTTTTTTGCTCTTcttaataaattatgtcaatCATTCATGCAAGGTTTTGTGGTGGAGGTTACAAATGGTTCACACCATGGTAGTACCTAGAGCCACTAATGGTGTATTCAAATGTCTAACAAAGCATGAGCAGAGTTTTGGTAGTAGTGGATGGTTTGCCTTCCTTGATGGAGAAAAAGGCTTTTATAAAGAGTTTGGTGCATGTTATGGGTTCGTCAAGTAGAAATTCTACCACCTTCGATGGGTTGTCAAGTTATGAAACATCAAAGCTAACTTGATGTGACCGATCAGAATATAACTTTGTTCTAAGGAATTgttattgaaaagtgatgaaTGGACCATTGTTGATCTTCTTAAAGATTTCctttaaactctgattagtctccCACATTAAATCCTAAAGGAAAGTGATTATAGTCATTCAAATGATTTTCATAGTAATAATGACACCATATATCTCAAAACATAGGAACATATCTAAATTTATGCTGATTCACATACTTGATAGGACATGTTCAAAAACAGATCAATCATCAAGCTCACTCATGAAAAGACATGTTGAAACTTGAATGGGACAAACATAAACAAACGGTTCTAATACAAGTGGACATGTCCACCAACATGAATCTCCaccacaaaatttgcatataaaAACCAGTCACCAACAAAACACAGTTTGAAATGGAAGGATTTTGACCTTATTACAACATTACAAAACCAGTAACCAAGTTGTAATAAACCATGCAATTTTATTTGAAAAGATTGGATTTGTGTACTAAACTGTAGTACTTTTGTTCGTTTGTGTGGGAGTTGTCATAATTGAGAAATGCTGGTGACCATGTCTTTAAGTGaggcataaataaataatatgtgaaaaataaataaagcctTATAGTGACCCAAGAGACAAATTCTTTGTTGCAACCCTTGGAATCTAGGAAAAAATCTCAAAGAGATAAGACATTAGGGATGGGAGGGTGGTCCAATTTTTACGAATGATTCTTATTTCTTCACCAACATCTTAAGATTAGATAAGAAATTTTGGATGTGACACTATGTAAATTAAGATATTCGATCATTTATAATCTCTTTTTATACCTTTCAGTTAACATTACATCTATTTAATGATTGAATTATTCATTTAGACTATATTttagataatttattttacatttaggGATGAATCGACTTAATCAagattatcatttattaaatctATATTTGTAAAGCGTCTTTTATAGTAGACCTAATCATAAGCTGGGCTATACAGCTcaagagggtttgggcaaaaaaataaggcccgttttctaaacaggTCTAGCCTCGAGTaagatttttgggaaaaaaatctgctactttttgttgttgtttttattgtttttgttgttgttttgtcaTTGTTTTGGTGTCGtttcactattatattactattattttgttgttattatttggatattgtatagctattgttttattgttaattttgctactattttaaagatattttcttgttaagtttcaccttagtgttatttaagtataaataacttttttaatttattttcaatttgttgggaaacatttattttaatatttttagtgtatttgatgtattatattcttaattttttatataaaaataataatatgaaaaaattaatacGAGCGGGCTGGATTAGACTcggattttagcatttttatccaggTCAGACTTGtgcaaaattttagacccatttttcaGGTCGAAATTGAACTTAAAATTCTATTAAGGCTCGACTCGAACCCAACCCGACTCGACCCAGAATCACCTCTATTTTGTAAGATAAAATCATGTTGCAAGCCCAcatttatataaacaaatattaaaatataaatataaatataaatgtaaaatCCCTTTTAAGTAGATGGATGACCATATGGAGTGAAGAAAATGATGAGCTTCTTTGAAGAAGTGAGAGAGATTCTATTCCACAAGCACAAATTGTTGATTCCTTGTGTTCCATATGCCTATATACTAAAGTGACTAGCTCCATTACACTTgtgtttttacttaattttttaagaaaaaaggtGCTTTGAGAATCATATTTCTTTTCTATAAGAAACCAAACACCTATGTAAAATTATTCAAATCAAGAAAAACTAAGGAAAACCAAGTGTTCACTTGCAAAAATCATTGATAAAAAAtcggttaaattctgctattagttaTTCTTTACGAAAGTTGTAATTTCAAGGGTGTGGCAGTGGccctagaggtgatcatgggtcgggtcgggcccagaaaaaattttAGCCCGCGTCCtaggcccggcctggcccggcccgaatatgggcctgaaattttgtctAGGCCTGACCTAgaaaaattcctaagcccgagCCGGGCCTGGCCcggtcaatttttttaataaacaccaaaaaattattttaaaaataaaaaaaataaaaaaagtatattaaaaatattttaaaataaaaaataaaaaataaatatttattatattcgggccgagtcgggctcgggccaaaaaagtggcgCCCGAGGCCCAGTCCTTTTTCTAAGCAGGcctcattttttgcccaaacccatatttcgggcctatatttttacccgaaccctctcatATTTTGGACGGGCAGTCGGGTCAGGTCAGGTCGcctggcccatgatcacctctaagtGGCCCATTCCtccttaaaatggtaaaattttcatttaagtcttttaaaagttttaaattagtaaaggtaaaattaaactttggcccccctaaaaatgataaaattttgatttaatcttttaaaaattataaagatatagactattaaaatggtgaaattacttttttgctatcataaaaattacaatttaatttcgaccccctAAAAAAtatttctggcttcgcccctgtgtgatttaatttttgtactttaaCTTGATCGcttttagtctttatacttttcaaattttaacattCCAGTCCTCGCCAAATGGTaactattaaaattcattaagttaatttatgctatttccaaAATCTGATGCGGCAAACATATTACCATATATGTAATGCCATGTCAACCtgttatttccacatattactcactaaaaatctagttaatggattAATGAATATCATTTGCATCAAGATTGAACTTTCAAAATTTGTAATGTATTgggacttagaatgatccaattgaagaatatggactaaatttacAACAGTACGCATAGTAcatgactagtaattgaatttaattgaacAAATTAAACTGTTATTGTTtgggttaggactaaaatttcaaaattctataAGTATAGAAACTAAAATAGACCAATTTGAAAATACATGAACTAAAATTAAGCAAATTAAAGTATggggactaaatccacaactttaataaagtacaaagactaatagccaaatttaaccaaaacaaaaatatgtCAAATTGGGTATAACTTTAAGAAAATGGAAAGTTGAAAAGTATCTCTTtgttatataaatacaaaaattctCTTTCCATATATAATttctcaaatataaaaaaaaattataatcgtTATTAATGGAGTGCAAAAAACTTGTGTTCAAGTCTTCAGTTAACAACAGAGAAATTGCATCATGAATATGAATTTAAATCTCTATACATGTAGGTCAGATTGTTGTCTCGGTCTATTCACTATGCTACAATTTGAGTTAATAATTTGgattaactaataacattataaaagaaagatcaaattttaacatattaaagggactaaatttcaaattttaacatattaaagGGACTAAAAAGTAAAAACCAGTTTTGTTTTCCATTTCAATTAACTGGAATATGTACATAAATTAAGAACTCGCATAATAAATGTGAAATAACAATAAAAGGGAAAAAGGAGAAGCTTTTTATATGGTGAAGAACTATTTTCATACAAGGATATCAACCAACCTCATCAGCAACAAGTACATCAGCATGTCCCCCTGATGAATTCCCATGTTGCCGGATTCCGGTCTCCATCACCACCGGTGCAGCTTCGGAACAAGTCACCGCCGGCTCAAGCAACGATTGTCGGCAAGTCGGGCACGACGAGTGCGACAACAGCCAAGTATCTATACACCTAACATGGAAACTATGGTTACATTTAGGCAATACCCGAACTTTCTCTCCATCCATGAACTCACCGAGACAAATCGGACAATCCGTAGCCTTTAAATCCATCTCAAAACCGTACACGGCCACAGGAATTTGCCGCAACGCGCTCTTTTTCAACCCGGTTGCCGCCAAGCGCGCTGCAGTCTCGTCGGGAGTCTCGAAAGCAAACCTCCGGCTACACCGTAATGCGCAACGAACGATCGAGTTTAGCCCTAGAGCACATATCAACGCACATAGCAAAGCTGCTAAGATGATCACCATGTTGGTATCGAAATTGGCTTCGTTGGTGAAAGAACTACGGGGTTTGGTGCCATTGTTGTCGAGGAGAAGCCGGTGAGGGCGGTGATAAAGCGGAGCCACCATTGCTACAACCCAAATTAAGCCACTATgagctgaatatatatatatataatataccctTTTAAGCTTTGTTGAT
Protein-coding sequences here:
- the LOC107962372 gene encoding RING-H2 finger protein ATL73, with protein sequence MVAPLYHRPHRLLLDNNGTKPRSSFTNEANFDTNMVIILAALLCALICALGLNSIVRCALRCSRRFAFETPDETAARLAATGLKKSALRQIPVAVYGFEMDLKATDCPICLGEFMDGEKVRVLPKCNHSFHVRCIDTWLLSHSSCPTCRQSLLEPAVTCSEAAPVVMETGIRQHGNSSGGHADVLVADEVG